ACGCCGGAGACGATATTCTTGCGCTCGCGGCGGCGGACGCGTGTGGTTGCTTCTTTTGCCATTGCTCTTGGTCCTTCCAGCGCGCCCGTAATTCCAGGCGCTCGGGCTTCTTGGTTTAAACGTCAAATCATACGCACCCCGGCATATCAGGCAGCCAGGGCGCGAGCGCGTCTCGCGCGATTACTTCTTCTTGCCGGCGATCGGCTTCGCCTTGCCCTTGCGGGTGCGGGCGTTGGTGTGGGTACGTTGACCGCGCACCGGCAGCTGGCGACGATGACGCAGACCGCGATAGACGCCGAGATCGGTCAGCCGCTTAATGTTCATCGAAACTTCGCGGCGCAGGTCGCCTTCGACCTGATAATCGCGGTCGATCGTTTCGCGGATCTGCAGAACTTCCGCATCGGTCAGATCATGCACACGGCGCTCCGGCGCGATGTTGACCTTCTCGATGATTTCCTGCG
This Methylovirgula sp. DNA region includes the following protein-coding sequences:
- the rpsM gene encoding 30S ribosomal protein S13, translating into MARIAGVNIPTNKRVVIALQYIHGIGPKNAQEIIEKVNIAPERRVHDLTDAEVLQIRETIDRDYQVEGDLRREVSMNIKRLTDLGVYRGLRHRRQLPVRGQRTHTNARTRKGKAKPIAGKKK